Proteins encoded together in one Halothermothrix orenii H 168 window:
- a CDS encoding alpha-amylase family glycosyl hydrolase, whose amino-acid sequence MTIKTSDWLKSAIIYEVFPRNHTQEGNIQGITRDLERIRELGVDIVWLMPVYPVGRKGRKGKEGSPYAIRDYRSIDPALGTSEDFKKLVDKAHRLKLKVIIDVVFNHTAIDSVLVKKHPEWFYKTPEGEISRKIDDWSDIVDLDFSSSKLKEYLIDTLQYWVDLGVDGFRCDVAALVPLSFWKEAREQIKTDREIIWLAESVEKSFVKFLRESGYVCHSDPELHEVFDLTYDYDGFEYLKSYFKGQGQIHDYINHLYIQETLYPENAIKMRFLENHDNVRIASIIKDKTRLKNWTAFYLLLPGASLIYSGQEYGIDNTPDLFNQDPIDWETGDPDFYSYMKRLVSIARKIKSNCYRFSIKEIVKGIIEIKWQGREDCYLSLLNLEDRYGYLDCNSVYSGYDMLNDRVYESGEKMKIEKNPLILKLK is encoded by the coding sequence GTGACTATTAAGACATCCGACTGGCTAAAATCAGCTATTATTTATGAGGTGTTTCCACGAAACCATACACAAGAAGGAAATATTCAGGGGATAACCAGGGACCTGGAAAGAATAAGGGAACTGGGGGTTGATATCGTCTGGTTAATGCCTGTATATCCTGTCGGCAGGAAAGGAAGAAAAGGCAAAGAGGGAAGTCCCTATGCTATAAGGGATTACAGGTCTATTGATCCGGCTCTGGGAACATCTGAGGATTTTAAAAAATTGGTAGATAAGGCCCATCGACTCAAATTAAAAGTTATAATTGATGTTGTATTCAATCATACAGCTATTGATTCGGTACTGGTTAAAAAGCATCCAGAGTGGTTTTATAAAACACCAGAGGGGGAGATATCAAGAAAAATTGATGACTGGTCAGATATCGTTGACCTTGATTTTTCCAGTTCTAAATTAAAAGAGTATTTAATTGATACCCTCCAGTACTGGGTAGACCTGGGGGTTGATGGGTTCAGGTGTGATGTAGCAGCATTGGTTCCATTAAGCTTCTGGAAAGAAGCCAGAGAACAAATTAAAACCGACAGGGAAATTATATGGCTAGCTGAAAGTGTTGAAAAATCTTTTGTTAAATTTTTGAGGGAGTCAGGATATGTATGCCATTCAGATCCCGAGCTCCATGAGGTTTTTGACCTGACTTATGATTATGATGGTTTTGAATATCTTAAATCTTACTTTAAAGGGCAGGGACAAATACATGATTATATAAATCACCTTTATATTCAGGAAACTTTGTACCCGGAAAATGCCATCAAGATGCGTTTTCTGGAAAATCATGATAATGTAAGGATTGCTTCTATTATTAAAGATAAAACCCGTTTAAAAAACTGGACTGCTTTTTATCTTCTTTTACCTGGTGCTTCTTTAATATATTCTGGTCAGGAGTACGGGATCGATAATACACCTGATTTATTTAACCAGGATCCTATTGACTGGGAAACTGGTGATCCTGATTTTTATTCATATATGAAAAGACTGGTCAGTATTGCGAGAAAAATAAAGTCTAACTGTTACCGGTTCAGTATTAAAGAAATCGTTAAGGGGATTATTGAAATAAAATGGCAGGGTCGTGAGGACTGTTATCTGTCTCTCCTGAATCTTGAAGACAGGTATGGGTATCTTGACTGTAATAGTGTTTATTCCGGGTATGATATGTTAAACGACCGGGTATATGAATCAGGGGAAAAAATGAAAATAGAGAAAAATCCCCTTATTTTAAAGCTAAAATAG
- the uvsE gene encoding UV DNA damage repair endonuclease UvsE, with amino-acid sequence MDIQNIDFGYACISSIIKNCTTASTVPLGKFKKIKDKESRIYRLEKVARKNLTNTIRLLWHNIAEGIKLYRFSSQLIPLGNHPLGQIWDFTETLNEELSKIGNIVKKNGLKVSTHPGQYTVINTKHEEKFQNAIRDLKYHDRVLTSMGLDENAVMVVHVGGVYGDKEKSLKRFITNFKRLPDSVQKRIVVENDDTNYTIKDVLTICQEINRPMVLDVHHHAYNNQGENLKDYLEDIFSTWDRLDRPPKIHFSSPESKNAPLKHADYINPEEFLNFYKIAREYKFDVMVEAKKQDGAVLKLWEDLGITYK; translated from the coding sequence TTGGATATCCAGAACATTGATTTCGGGTATGCCTGTATCAGTTCAATAATTAAAAACTGTACTACAGCCAGTACTGTACCTCTGGGAAAATTTAAAAAAATAAAAGATAAAGAAAGCCGTATATATCGACTGGAAAAGGTCGCCCGGAAAAACCTTACCAATACTATTAGATTACTCTGGCATAATATTGCAGAAGGAATTAAACTATATCGTTTTTCATCCCAATTAATCCCCCTGGGAAATCACCCCCTCGGCCAAATCTGGGATTTTACAGAAACACTCAATGAAGAATTATCTAAAATTGGTAATATAGTAAAGAAGAACGGGTTAAAGGTAAGTACTCACCCGGGGCAATATACTGTAATCAATACTAAACATGAAGAAAAATTTCAGAATGCAATAAGGGACCTTAAATACCATGATAGAGTGCTCACTTCTATGGGTCTAGATGAAAATGCAGTAATGGTAGTTCATGTGGGTGGGGTCTATGGAGATAAAGAAAAGTCCTTAAAAAGGTTTATCACGAATTTTAAACGTCTCCCCGATTCAGTTCAAAAAAGAATAGTTGTTGAAAACGATGATACCAATTATACAATCAAGGATGTTCTTACTATTTGCCAGGAAATAAACCGTCCAATGGTACTGGATGTTCACCATCACGCCTATAACAATCAGGGAGAAAATTTAAAAGACTATCTTGAGGATATTTTTTCTACATGGGACAGGCTTGACAGACCACCAAAAATACATTTTTCCAGCCCAGAAAGCAAAAACGCCCCCCTCAAACATGCAGACTACATAAATCCTGAAGAATTCCTGAATTTTTATAAAATCGCCAGGGAATATAAGTTTGATGTAATGGTTGAAGCCAAAAAACAGGATGGGGCTGTTTTAAAACTATGGGAAGACCTCGGTATTACGTACAAGTAG